In a single window of the Dinghuibacter silviterrae genome:
- a CDS encoding flavin monoamine oxidase family protein, which translates to MDTLQLDVAVIGAGCSGAYSAWRLQHQFGNKQRIALFEYSNRIGGRLYTVTLPGLPNVKAEVGGMRYIPSQHKMVAGLVAHLGLETKDFPMGAPKPVGSNCNLFYLRGKHLRLHELADPEKVPYNLSHLERGLGPTNLQVQVMNYLAPNMQNLSLCQQMQLKVFGKELWQYGFWDLMYRVLSGEGYRFMKDAGGYDANVANANAVTQLPATEYSDETQFLTLKDGYDQLPIRLAEQFEQMRGVTEKEERLFLNHALTEIQTSDTNGYKYKLVFRLTETTNGKTTMIPGTTRVAYANKIILGLPRRSLELIKSPLFEDKQFKSNLKSVLIQSAFKLFLAYERPWWRTLGLVAGRSVTDLPVRQVYYFGTESEQKGGKPWLNSLLMASYNDISTVPFWKGLERGEPFTGYRPSCIEDNVKSMVLPLPHQPTEEMVLIAGRQLAEVHAQQEVPPPYAAVYHDWSDDPYGGGWHEWKAGYRLDEIMWQMLKPFEGNDVFVVGEAYSIGQGWVEGALDTAETMLETYFGLDRPSWLDKDYALMPVPQGGCGALGGCIPATAMGATLSSMTPNCLDKIQEG; encoded by the coding sequence ATGGACACCTTACAACTTGACGTCGCCGTCATCGGCGCGGGCTGTTCCGGCGCGTATAGCGCATGGAGGCTGCAGCACCAGTTTGGCAACAAACAACGCATCGCGCTCTTTGAATACAGCAACCGCATCGGCGGCCGTCTGTATACGGTAACCCTCCCGGGTTTACCCAACGTAAAGGCGGAAGTCGGCGGGATGCGGTATATCCCTTCCCAACACAAAATGGTGGCCGGACTCGTTGCCCACCTGGGTCTGGAGACAAAAGACTTCCCGATGGGCGCACCCAAACCCGTAGGCTCTAACTGTAACCTTTTTTACCTCCGCGGCAAACACCTTCGCCTCCATGAGCTGGCGGATCCCGAAAAGGTGCCCTATAACCTTTCTCATTTGGAACGAGGCCTGGGCCCGACCAATTTGCAGGTGCAGGTCATGAACTATCTCGCCCCCAATATGCAAAACCTCTCTCTTTGCCAGCAGATGCAGCTCAAGGTCTTTGGCAAAGAGCTCTGGCAATACGGGTTCTGGGACCTGATGTACCGCGTCCTGAGCGGTGAGGGGTATCGTTTTATGAAAGACGCGGGCGGGTACGACGCCAACGTGGCCAATGCCAACGCAGTCACACAACTGCCCGCCACCGAATACAGCGACGAGACGCAGTTCCTGACGCTAAAGGACGGCTACGACCAGTTGCCGATACGGCTGGCAGAGCAGTTCGAACAAATGCGCGGTGTCACCGAAAAAGAAGAACGGCTTTTCCTCAACCATGCCCTGACGGAAATCCAAACCAGCGACACCAACGGGTACAAATACAAGCTCGTTTTCCGGCTAACGGAGACGACCAACGGCAAAACAACGATGATACCTGGCACAACGCGCGTCGCTTATGCCAACAAAATCATCCTTGGGCTTCCCCGCCGTTCGCTGGAGCTCATCAAAAGCCCGCTCTTCGAAGACAAGCAGTTTAAGTCCAATCTCAAATCGGTTCTGATCCAAAGCGCCTTCAAGCTTTTCCTTGCGTATGAGCGGCCGTGGTGGCGCACCCTGGGACTCGTGGCGGGCCGGTCCGTCACCGACCTCCCGGTCAGACAGGTGTACTACTTCGGTACGGAATCGGAACAAAAGGGAGGCAAGCCCTGGCTGAATTCCCTCCTGATGGCGTCTTACAACGACATCAGCACCGTGCCATTCTGGAAAGGCCTCGAACGGGGGGAGCCCTTTACCGGGTACCGTCCCTCCTGCATAGAGGACAACGTAAAGTCGATGGTGTTGCCCCTTCCCCATCAGCCGACCGAAGAAATGGTCCTGATCGCCGGCAGGCAGCTTGCCGAAGTCCACGCGCAGCAGGAAGTCCCTCCGCCTTACGCGGCCGTTTACCACGACTGGAGCGACGACCCCTACGGCGGCGGCTGGCACGAATGGAAAGCCGGCTATCGCCTTGATGAGATCATGTGGCAAATGCTGAAACCCTTCGAAGGGAACGACGTTTTCGTGGTGGGAGAAGCCTATTCCATCGGACAAGGCTGGGTAGAGGGCGCCCTGGATACGGCGGAGACCATGCTCGAAACATACTTTGGCCTTGACCGGCCTTCCTGGCTGGACAAGGATTATGCGCTGATGCCGGTGCCCCAGGGCGGGTGCGGGGCCCTTGGAGGGTGTATACCCGCCACGGCGATGGGCGCCACCCTATCCTCGATGACACCCAATTGCCTTGACAAAATACAGGAGGGTTGA
- a CDS encoding SprB repeat-containing protein: MIRILLCFLLVTVSIFSVKAQCPAASSLVVNSITATQSSCQASGTITVLASGGATPYTYTIIAGPSTAPAQSSNVFSSLVPGAYSVKVTDNCNTSDTVSVTVTGSYTIPSPAATTQSPTCPGGSDGSLTVAVTGGVGPFSYSLISPSPVTAGPQTSNVFTNLAPGSYTYRVSDSCGNFQTRTVTLAAASAESMSVFGILSAISCDSFSLEILTGVPGSRPPYTVSVTLPDGRVLSQVFTGAPGTVTFNFHFHHIYGNNELVSYSITDNCGSQQGSSLNLKTYLDIGVSSVPPVGCGGQYSYLFGTPILCGTPTYTLISPSGTVLATQTSNWFSGFPPGNGYKLVRQECCSSDTVSFNWAAPPGFHFSGVQVASYSTCREGTAAIILTTNIADLSYIIIASGAPSMTLADGTVHTFSYPDTLTTDMSNAGYLDEFPVGTYKFYAVSTCGEKDSITVTVQASDLRHDTFLATMKAGCSGNNEITMQVTSTAGEWGVNSASIYVNSAHYADINSYSYSSTDGGLPGGTYYLSYNYSNLFGSNGTYLPGLDGSCDVLRDTINIPAYTQPSFSTLPAIANCGTTRNVALLPDSASGVQPYTFQMISPTASAVQSTPVFDGLTAGTYTFEMSDACGNSYSSNVSVNTLAPPVVTVTGGTCAGGAATFSLPASPFYSYTWQHPDGSTSTGNSLLINPVTATDTGAYQISLTSVIGGCTSTSSTSVSLEFCTVLAESLLTFTGQYNGGVVQLNWQSAIETNLAYYVVERSTDGINFTPLWEVTAKNGTMNSYATTDAHPPSGVVYYRLQMVEAGGTVHYSQVISVSSAVLYTVYPRLFTGAGPVTVTYPKADGNGLVKVVSVDGRIWLARNIAAGTTATSLELGALPMGVYFVVFNGNATEVIKE; encoded by the coding sequence ATGATCCGTATCCTACTCTGCTTTCTTCTGGTCACCGTAAGTATCTTTTCGGTAAAAGCGCAATGTCCTGCCGCCTCCAGCCTGGTCGTTAATTCTATTACGGCGACTCAAAGCAGTTGCCAGGCCTCCGGTACGATAACCGTACTGGCCTCCGGAGGAGCGACGCCTTATACCTATACGATCATTGCCGGACCGTCGACAGCTCCGGCGCAATCGTCCAACGTGTTTTCGTCTTTGGTCCCGGGTGCATATTCCGTAAAGGTGACCGATAATTGCAATACCTCCGATACGGTCTCCGTTACGGTGACGGGCAGCTATACCATTCCGTCGCCGGCGGCGACCACCCAATCGCCAACCTGCCCGGGCGGCAGTGACGGATCGCTAACGGTCGCCGTGACCGGTGGCGTTGGTCCGTTTTCCTATTCGTTGATCAGCCCATCTCCCGTGACCGCGGGTCCGCAAACAAGCAATGTGTTCACCAATCTGGCGCCCGGCAGTTATACTTACCGGGTGTCGGACTCCTGCGGCAATTTTCAGACCCGGACCGTCACCCTTGCCGCCGCCAGCGCGGAGTCTATGTCTGTTTTTGGAATTCTGTCAGCCATATCCTGTGACTCATTTTCCCTTGAGATATTAACGGGCGTGCCTGGTAGTAGACCGCCGTATACCGTTTCGGTCACGTTACCCGATGGACGGGTGCTGTCCCAGGTGTTCACGGGCGCGCCGGGCACCGTTACCTTTAACTTCCATTTTCACCACATTTATGGCAATAACGAGCTGGTGAGCTATAGCATAACCGATAATTGCGGTTCCCAACAAGGGTCGTCTTTAAACTTGAAGACATACCTGGACATTGGAGTCAGCTCCGTACCACCGGTGGGCTGCGGGGGACAATATTCGTATTTATTCGGTACACCTATTCTTTGCGGGACACCAACCTATACCCTGATCAGCCCGTCGGGTACCGTTCTGGCAACCCAGACAAGCAATTGGTTTTCTGGCTTTCCGCCCGGTAACGGGTATAAACTCGTCCGGCAGGAATGTTGTAGTTCGGATACCGTATCATTTAATTGGGCAGCCCCGCCCGGGTTTCACTTTTCGGGCGTTCAGGTGGCGTCATACAGCACCTGCAGGGAGGGGACCGCGGCGATAATTTTAACCACGAACATTGCGGATCTGAGTTATATCATCATCGCTTCCGGTGCGCCATCGATGACACTTGCCGATGGCACGGTGCATACCTTTTCGTACCCGGATACCCTTACAACCGACATGAGCAATGCCGGGTACCTGGATGAATTTCCCGTCGGCACCTATAAATTCTATGCCGTGAGCACCTGCGGGGAGAAGGACAGCATTACCGTGACCGTACAGGCTTCCGATTTGCGCCATGATACCTTTTTGGCTACGATGAAAGCTGGTTGCAGCGGTAACAATGAGATCACGATGCAAGTAACGTCAACTGCCGGTGAGTGGGGCGTTAATTCTGCTTCCATTTATGTCAATTCGGCGCACTACGCAGACATTAACAGCTATTCCTATTCCTCCACCGACGGTGGCCTGCCCGGCGGCACCTATTATCTGTCTTATAATTATAGTAACCTTTTTGGGAGTAACGGGACTTATCTTCCCGGGCTGGACGGCAGTTGCGACGTTCTCCGGGACACGATCAACATTCCCGCGTACACACAACCCAGTTTTTCCACCCTGCCGGCCATTGCCAACTGCGGCACTACACGGAACGTGGCCTTGCTGCCCGACAGCGCCAGCGGGGTTCAACCCTACACGTTCCAGATGATTTCCCCGACAGCGTCTGCTGTTCAGTCGACACCGGTATTCGACGGCCTGACGGCAGGGACCTATACTTTTGAAATGTCCGACGCCTGTGGCAACAGTTATTCGAGCAATGTGTCCGTCAATACCCTGGCCCCGCCCGTGGTGACGGTCACGGGCGGCACCTGCGCAGGGGGGGCGGCGACCTTTTCCCTCCCCGCCAGCCCCTTCTACAGCTATACCTGGCAACACCCCGACGGCAGCACGAGTACCGGGAACTCGCTCTTGATCAACCCGGTGACGGCCACGGATACGGGTGCATACCAGATATCCCTGACCAGCGTGATCGGCGGGTGCACCAGCACCAGCAGCACGAGCGTGAGCCTGGAATTCTGCACGGTGCTGGCCGAGTCGTTGCTGACCTTCACCGGTCAGTACAACGGCGGTGTTGTGCAACTCAACTGGCAAAGCGCCATCGAAACGAACCTGGCCTACTATGTCGTGGAACGAAGCACGGACGGTATCAATTTTACGCCCCTGTGGGAGGTAACAGCCAAGAACGGGACGATGAACAGTTATGCAACGACGGACGCGCACCCGCCTTCGGGGGTAGTTTACTACCGGTTGCAGATGGTGGAAGCCGGCGGGACAGTCCATTACAGTCAAGTGATCTCCGTGAGCAGCGCCGTTTTATATACGGTATACCCCCGCCTGTTCACCGGCGCCGGACCCGTGACTGTAACCTACCCCAAAGCAGACGGGAATGGGCTGGTCAAAGTGGTGAGCGTGGATGGCCGGATATGGCTTGCCAGGAATATAGCTGCCGGAACAACGGCGACGAGCCTTGAGTTGGGGGCGCTCCCCATGGGTGTTTATTTCGTTGTTTTTAACGGAAACGCCACGGAGGTTATAAAGGAATGA